Proteins encoded by one window of Lathyrus oleraceus cultivar Zhongwan6 chromosome 1, CAAS_Psat_ZW6_1.0, whole genome shotgun sequence:
- the LOC127128522 gene encoding uncharacterized protein LOC127128522 isoform X1 — protein MGSNRGCVDVIVLFNYESEELQNSYRDGLHSKSFKDLMHYDRGHHDADNSYLSNQMPTHYADDDRHLRHRSRYSSNRHLTNQRPKHYAEKRHVRHQMPEDYADKKCLPHQTPEDFADKSHSPYQMPEDYAANKGLPYKTPDRYVDKRHLLHRMPSRVDRRHLPHQTQYFVDKKCFQHQAIEDFADNKCLPHKTPDHYAAKRDLPQQMREPCAEKRYPPRQTSKLYADKRHLPHKMPEDYADRKCFGQQTPEHYADKRHLPHQKPKDYAYSKGMRLPIPKHYADKRNLPQQTPGVYADKYLPHQMPGSSSVYCKICDVKFGRTNFVEHDNGRKHQMLLALRELSMKQKASNGKERRQIPNSSQVNRIVQREEVSKSENGHAVENVSCEAPSIRNKEVPAEGSKRKFGDNSGVKDCGLKGENVSHEAPSFKNKKVPAESSKRILNDNTDAKDHGFEHEIGVATGGKYMKTNNGIRKPMKSSKSEVNALSNSVKSQVSELTPPSGRLASLKIAPIPVKRSSFKVQSQHVSSSQTKKSKGKEHLKFQNTTVEKNDQPHSTQVESNASAGSNRTEPMRCDFAEIVPPQVPVSSLVFTPPSPVVGSSFEPPIQIDSQLEIEGKEHHGVQNCGVETNDQLHSISIESHAHAGSDINTLIKDSCSDSDAIVIAPPQSPIDTQLSAPVAVKQTEMSESTVLNEIQNHIVHQNDQQPSKMEIDAASEISAETEDESSQAEAEMGIIQLPQVSVCLKCGNKGFEETLVYCNKCEYYALHRYCLDGPVVFTDEVIWFCEDCEAEVVDVDYLDSEIEVDSIEDYDEGSTDSEKDEVDSNVDYDQSTTGSENDEADSRYGCSTLVDPLPIADPIWRGSLQLINRSFELMSHLSTLACPKVLEETRHLPNVLYADLLQRSAVWPQSFRKYGTNNQSIDLYFFPENERVERYFDELVYEMISNDLAIRARVEEAEFLIFSSTMLPSQYRRFQSKYYLWGIFRRKQTSSYMLG, from the exons ATGGGATCGAACCGTGGCTGTGTTGATGTTATTGTACTCTTTAATTATGAA AGTGAAGAACTTCAGAACAGTTATAGAGATGGTTTGCATTCTAAGTCATTCAAAGATCTTATGCACTATGATAGGGGTCACCATGATGCTGATAATAGTTACTTATCGAATCAAATGCCGACACATTATGCTGATGATGACAGGCATTTACGACATCGATCACGCTATTCCAGTAACAGGCACTTAACTAATCAAAGGCCGAAACACTATGCTGAGAAGCGGCACGTACGACATCAAATGCCGGAAGACTATGCCGATAAAAAGTGTTTGCCACATCAAACACCAGAGGATTTTGCTGATAAAAGCCACTCACCATATCAAATGCCGGAAGACTATGCTGCTAACAAGGGCTTGCCTTATAAAACACCAGATCGGTATGTAGATAAGAGGCACTTACTACATCGAATGCCGTCACGTGTTGATAGGAGACATTTGCCACATCAAACACAATACTTTGTTGATAAAAAATGCTTCCAACATCAAGCCATAGAAGACTTTGCTGATAACAAGTGCTTACCGCATAAAACGCCGGATCACTATGCTGCTAAGAGGGACTTACCACAACAAATGCGGGAACCCTGTGCTGAGAAGAGGTACCCGCCACGTCAAACGTCGAAACTCTATGCTGATAAGAGGCACTTACCTCATAAAATGCCGGAAGACTATGCTGATAGAAAGTGCTTTGGGCAACAAACGCCGGAACACTATGCTGATAAGAGGCACTTACCACATCAAAAGCCGAAAGATTATGCTTATAGCAAGGGCATGCGACTTCCAATACCAAAACACTATGCTGATAAGAGGAACTTACCACAACAAACACCGGGAGTCTATGCTGATAAGTACTTACCACATCAAATGCCGGGGTCAAGTTCTGTATATTGTAAAATTTGTGATGTTAAGTTTGGTCGCACGAATTTTGTAGAACATGATAACGGAAGGAAACATCAAATGTTATTAGCACTACGTGAGCTATCAATGAAAcaaaaagcttcaaatggaaaagaGAGGAGACAAATTCCAAATTCTTCTCAAGTCAATCGGATAGTTCAACGTGAGGAAGTTTCAAAATCTGAAAACGGGCACGCAGTAGAAAATGTGAGTTGTGAAGCACCTAGTATTAGGAACAAAGAAGTTCCAGCTGAAGGTTCTAAAAGGAAATTCGGGGATAATTCTGGTGTAAAGGATTGCGGTTTGAAGGGAGAAAATGTGAGTCATGAAGCTCCTAGTTTCAAGAACAAGAAAGTTCCAGCTGAAAGTTCTAAAAGGATACTCAACGATAACACTGATGCAAAGGATCATGGTTTCGAGCATGAGATTGGAGTAGCAACAGGAGGTAAGTACATGAAGACGAATAATGGGATAAGAAAGCCCATGAAATCATCAAAATCTGAGGTCAATGCTCTGTCAAATTCAGTCAAATCTCAAGTATCTGAATTAACACCACCATCAGGGCGTTTGGCTTCGCTTAAAATAGCACCGATCCCTGTAAAAAGATCTAGTTTTAAGGTACAGTCTCAACATGTCTCAAGCTCACAAACTAAAAAATCCAAAGGCAAAGAACATCTCAAGTTTCAAAATACTACTGTGGAAAAGAATGATCAGCCACATTCGACTCAGGTAGAGTCGAATGCCTCAGCAGGGTCTAATAGGACAGAACCTATGAGATGTGATTTTGCCGAAATAGTACCACCACAAGTCCCTGTGTCTTCTCTTGTATTCACACCACCATCTCCAGTAGTGGGATCAAGTTTTGAACCTCCAATTCAAATCGATTCCCAGTTGGAAATAGAAGGCAAAGAACATCACGGGGTTCAGAATTGTGGTGTGGAAACAAATGATCAGCTGCACTCAATCTCAATAGAGTCTCATGCTCATGCAGGTTCTGATATTAATACTTTGATCAAAGATTCATGTTCTGATTCTGATGCAATAGTAATAGCACCACCGCAATCTCCTATTGATACTCAGTTATCTGCACCAGTAGCTGTTAAACAGACAGAAATGTCAGAAAGCACAGTTCTGAATGAGATTCAAAATCACATTGTTCATCAAAATGATCAGCAACCTTCAAAAATGGAGATTGATGCCGCTTCAGAGATCAGTGCTGAAACTGAAGATGAAAGTTCTCAAGCGGAAGCGGAAATGGGAATAATTCAGTTGCCTCAG GTATCTGTTTGTCTTAAGTGCGGCAATAAAGGCTTTGAAGAGACATTGGTATATTGCAATAAATGTGAATATTATGCACTGCATAG GTATTGTTTAGATGGTCCTGTGGTTTTTACAGATGAAGTTATTTGGTTTTGTGAGGATTGTGAAGCAGAGGTAGTAGACGTAGATTATCTTGATAGTGAGATCGAAGTTGATTCCATCGAGGACTATGATGAAGGCTCTACAGATTCCGAGAAAGACGAAGTTGATTCCAACGTGGACTATGATCAAAGCACTACAGGTTCCGAAAACGATGAAGCTGATTCCCGATATGGATGTTCTACTTTAGTTGATCCACTGCCTATTGCTGATCCAATATGGAG GGGAAGTTTGCAGCTTATCAACAGAAGCTTTGAATTAATGAGCCATTTGTCGACTTTAGCATGTCCTAAAGTTCTAGAGGAGACAAGACATCTCCCTAATGTGTTGTATGCAGATTTGCTTCAAAGATCAGCTGTGTGGCCACAAAGTTTCAGGAAATATGGAACAAATAATCAGAGCATTGACCTTTATTTCTTTCCGGAGAATGAAAG AGTTGAGAGATATTTTGACGAGTTAGTTTATGAAATGATTTCCAATGACCTTGCCATAAGAGCTAGGGTTGAAGAAGCTGAGTTTTTGATATTTTCCTCCACAATGCTCCCAAGCCAATATAGGA GATTTCAATCAAAGTATTATTTGTGGGGAATTTTTAGAAGAAAACAAACATCATCCTATATGCTAGGATGA
- the LOC127128522 gene encoding uncharacterized protein LOC127128522 isoform X2, producing MGSNRGCVDVIVLFNYESEELQNSYRDGLHSKSFKDLMHYDRGHHDADNSYLSNQMPTHYADDDRHLRHRSRYSSNRHLTNQRPKHYAEKRHVRHQMPEDYADKKCLPHQTPEDFADKSHSPYQMPEDYAANKGLPYKTPDRYVDKRHLLHRMPSRVDRRHLPHQTQYFVDKKCFQHQAIEDFADNKCLPHKTPDHYAAKRDLPQQMREPCAEKRYPPRQTSKLYADKRHLPHKMPEDYADRKCFGQQTPEHYADKRHLPHQKPKDYAYSKGMRLPIPKHYADKRNLPQQTPGVYADKYLPHQMPGSSSVYCKICDVKFGRTNFVEHDNGRKHQMLLALRELSMKQKASNGKERRQIPNSSQVNRIVQREEVSKSENGHAVENVSCEAPSIRNKEVPAEGSKRKFGDNSGVKDCGLKGENVSHEAPSFKNKKVPAESSKRILNDNTDAKDHGFEHEIGVATGGKYMKTNNGIRKPMKSSKSEVNALSNSVKSQVSELTPPSGRLASLKIAPIPVKRSSFKVQSQHVSSSQTKKSKGKEHLKFQNTTVEKNDQPHSTQVESNASAGSNRTEPMRCDFAEIVPPQVPVSSLVFTPPSPVVGSSFEPPIQIDSQLEIEGKEHHGVQNCGVETNDQLHSISIESHAHAVAVKQTEMSESTVLNEIQNHIVHQNDQQPSKMEIDAASEISAETEDESSQAEAEMGIIQLPQVSVCLKCGNKGFEETLVYCNKCEYYALHRYCLDGPVVFTDEVIWFCEDCEAEVVDVDYLDSEIEVDSIEDYDEGSTDSEKDEVDSNVDYDQSTTGSENDEADSRYGCSTLVDPLPIADPIWRGSLQLINRSFELMSHLSTLACPKVLEETRHLPNVLYADLLQRSAVWPQSFRKYGTNNQSIDLYFFPENERVERYFDELVYEMISNDLAIRARVEEAEFLIFSSTMLPSQYRRFQSKYYLWGIFRRKQTSSYMLG from the exons ATGGGATCGAACCGTGGCTGTGTTGATGTTATTGTACTCTTTAATTATGAA AGTGAAGAACTTCAGAACAGTTATAGAGATGGTTTGCATTCTAAGTCATTCAAAGATCTTATGCACTATGATAGGGGTCACCATGATGCTGATAATAGTTACTTATCGAATCAAATGCCGACACATTATGCTGATGATGACAGGCATTTACGACATCGATCACGCTATTCCAGTAACAGGCACTTAACTAATCAAAGGCCGAAACACTATGCTGAGAAGCGGCACGTACGACATCAAATGCCGGAAGACTATGCCGATAAAAAGTGTTTGCCACATCAAACACCAGAGGATTTTGCTGATAAAAGCCACTCACCATATCAAATGCCGGAAGACTATGCTGCTAACAAGGGCTTGCCTTATAAAACACCAGATCGGTATGTAGATAAGAGGCACTTACTACATCGAATGCCGTCACGTGTTGATAGGAGACATTTGCCACATCAAACACAATACTTTGTTGATAAAAAATGCTTCCAACATCAAGCCATAGAAGACTTTGCTGATAACAAGTGCTTACCGCATAAAACGCCGGATCACTATGCTGCTAAGAGGGACTTACCACAACAAATGCGGGAACCCTGTGCTGAGAAGAGGTACCCGCCACGTCAAACGTCGAAACTCTATGCTGATAAGAGGCACTTACCTCATAAAATGCCGGAAGACTATGCTGATAGAAAGTGCTTTGGGCAACAAACGCCGGAACACTATGCTGATAAGAGGCACTTACCACATCAAAAGCCGAAAGATTATGCTTATAGCAAGGGCATGCGACTTCCAATACCAAAACACTATGCTGATAAGAGGAACTTACCACAACAAACACCGGGAGTCTATGCTGATAAGTACTTACCACATCAAATGCCGGGGTCAAGTTCTGTATATTGTAAAATTTGTGATGTTAAGTTTGGTCGCACGAATTTTGTAGAACATGATAACGGAAGGAAACATCAAATGTTATTAGCACTACGTGAGCTATCAATGAAAcaaaaagcttcaaatggaaaagaGAGGAGACAAATTCCAAATTCTTCTCAAGTCAATCGGATAGTTCAACGTGAGGAAGTTTCAAAATCTGAAAACGGGCACGCAGTAGAAAATGTGAGTTGTGAAGCACCTAGTATTAGGAACAAAGAAGTTCCAGCTGAAGGTTCTAAAAGGAAATTCGGGGATAATTCTGGTGTAAAGGATTGCGGTTTGAAGGGAGAAAATGTGAGTCATGAAGCTCCTAGTTTCAAGAACAAGAAAGTTCCAGCTGAAAGTTCTAAAAGGATACTCAACGATAACACTGATGCAAAGGATCATGGTTTCGAGCATGAGATTGGAGTAGCAACAGGAGGTAAGTACATGAAGACGAATAATGGGATAAGAAAGCCCATGAAATCATCAAAATCTGAGGTCAATGCTCTGTCAAATTCAGTCAAATCTCAAGTATCTGAATTAACACCACCATCAGGGCGTTTGGCTTCGCTTAAAATAGCACCGATCCCTGTAAAAAGATCTAGTTTTAAGGTACAGTCTCAACATGTCTCAAGCTCACAAACTAAAAAATCCAAAGGCAAAGAACATCTCAAGTTTCAAAATACTACTGTGGAAAAGAATGATCAGCCACATTCGACTCAGGTAGAGTCGAATGCCTCAGCAGGGTCTAATAGGACAGAACCTATGAGATGTGATTTTGCCGAAATAGTACCACCACAAGTCCCTGTGTCTTCTCTTGTATTCACACCACCATCTCCAGTAGTGGGATCAAGTTTTGAACCTCCAATTCAAATCGATTCCCAGTTGGAAATAGAAGGCAAAGAACATCACGGGGTTCAGAATTGTGGTGTGGAAACAAATGATCAGCTGCACTCAATCTCAATAGAGTCTCATGCTCATGCAG TAGCTGTTAAACAGACAGAAATGTCAGAAAGCACAGTTCTGAATGAGATTCAAAATCACATTGTTCATCAAAATGATCAGCAACCTTCAAAAATGGAGATTGATGCCGCTTCAGAGATCAGTGCTGAAACTGAAGATGAAAGTTCTCAAGCGGAAGCGGAAATGGGAATAATTCAGTTGCCTCAG GTATCTGTTTGTCTTAAGTGCGGCAATAAAGGCTTTGAAGAGACATTGGTATATTGCAATAAATGTGAATATTATGCACTGCATAG GTATTGTTTAGATGGTCCTGTGGTTTTTACAGATGAAGTTATTTGGTTTTGTGAGGATTGTGAAGCAGAGGTAGTAGACGTAGATTATCTTGATAGTGAGATCGAAGTTGATTCCATCGAGGACTATGATGAAGGCTCTACAGATTCCGAGAAAGACGAAGTTGATTCCAACGTGGACTATGATCAAAGCACTACAGGTTCCGAAAACGATGAAGCTGATTCCCGATATGGATGTTCTACTTTAGTTGATCCACTGCCTATTGCTGATCCAATATGGAG GGGAAGTTTGCAGCTTATCAACAGAAGCTTTGAATTAATGAGCCATTTGTCGACTTTAGCATGTCCTAAAGTTCTAGAGGAGACAAGACATCTCCCTAATGTGTTGTATGCAGATTTGCTTCAAAGATCAGCTGTGTGGCCACAAAGTTTCAGGAAATATGGAACAAATAATCAGAGCATTGACCTTTATTTCTTTCCGGAGAATGAAAG AGTTGAGAGATATTTTGACGAGTTAGTTTATGAAATGATTTCCAATGACCTTGCCATAAGAGCTAGGGTTGAAGAAGCTGAGTTTTTGATATTTTCCTCCACAATGCTCCCAAGCCAATATAGGA GATTTCAATCAAAGTATTATTTGTGGGGAATTTTTAGAAGAAAACAAACATCATCCTATATGCTAGGATGA
- the LOC127128522 gene encoding uncharacterized protein LOC127128522 isoform X3 produces the protein MGSNRGCVDVIVLFNYESEELQNSYRDGLHSKSFKDLMHYDRGHHDADNSYLSNQMPTHYADDDRHLRHRSRYSSNRHLTNQRPKHYAEKRHVRHQMPEDYADKKCLPHQTPEDFADKSHSPYQMPEDYAANKGLPYKTPDRYVDKRHLLHRMPSRVDRRHLPHQTQYFVDKKCFQHQAIEDFADNKCLPHKTPDHYAAKRDLPQQMREPCAEKRYPPRQTSKLYADKRHLPHKMPEDYADRKCFGQQTPEHYADKRHLPHQKPKDYAYSKGMRLPIPKHYADKRNLPQQTPGVYADKYLPHQMPGSSSVYCKICDVKFGRTNFVEHDNGRKHQMLLALRELSMKQKASNGKERRQIPNSSQVNRIVQREEVSKSENGHAVENVSCEAPSIRNKEVPAEGSKRKFGDNSGVKDCGLKGENVSHEAPSFKNKKVPAESSKRILNDNTDAKDHGFEHEIGVATGGKYMKTNNGIRKPMKSSKSEVNALSNSVKSQVSELTPPSGRLASLKIAPIPVKRSSFKVQSQHVSSSQTKKSKGKEHLKFQNTTVEKNDQPHSTQVESNASAGSNRTEPMRCDFAEIVPPQVPVSSLVFTPPSPVVGSSFEPPIQIDSQLEIEGKEHHGVQNCGVETNDQLHSISIESHAHAGSDINTLIKDSCSDSDAIVIAPPQSPIDTQLSAPVAVKQTEMSESTVLNEIQNHIVHQNDQQPSKMEIDAASEISAETEDESSQAEAEMGIIQLPQVSVCLKCGNKGFEETLVYCNKCEYYALHRYCLDGPVVFTDEVIWFCEDCEAEVVDVDYLDSEIEVDSIEDYDEGSTDSEKDEVDSNVDYDQSTTGSENDEADSRYGCSTLVDPLPIADPIWRGSLQLINRSFELMSHLSTLACPKVLEETRHLPNVLYADLLQRSAVWPQSFRKYGTNNQSIDLYFFPENERPQCSQD, from the exons ATGGGATCGAACCGTGGCTGTGTTGATGTTATTGTACTCTTTAATTATGAA AGTGAAGAACTTCAGAACAGTTATAGAGATGGTTTGCATTCTAAGTCATTCAAAGATCTTATGCACTATGATAGGGGTCACCATGATGCTGATAATAGTTACTTATCGAATCAAATGCCGACACATTATGCTGATGATGACAGGCATTTACGACATCGATCACGCTATTCCAGTAACAGGCACTTAACTAATCAAAGGCCGAAACACTATGCTGAGAAGCGGCACGTACGACATCAAATGCCGGAAGACTATGCCGATAAAAAGTGTTTGCCACATCAAACACCAGAGGATTTTGCTGATAAAAGCCACTCACCATATCAAATGCCGGAAGACTATGCTGCTAACAAGGGCTTGCCTTATAAAACACCAGATCGGTATGTAGATAAGAGGCACTTACTACATCGAATGCCGTCACGTGTTGATAGGAGACATTTGCCACATCAAACACAATACTTTGTTGATAAAAAATGCTTCCAACATCAAGCCATAGAAGACTTTGCTGATAACAAGTGCTTACCGCATAAAACGCCGGATCACTATGCTGCTAAGAGGGACTTACCACAACAAATGCGGGAACCCTGTGCTGAGAAGAGGTACCCGCCACGTCAAACGTCGAAACTCTATGCTGATAAGAGGCACTTACCTCATAAAATGCCGGAAGACTATGCTGATAGAAAGTGCTTTGGGCAACAAACGCCGGAACACTATGCTGATAAGAGGCACTTACCACATCAAAAGCCGAAAGATTATGCTTATAGCAAGGGCATGCGACTTCCAATACCAAAACACTATGCTGATAAGAGGAACTTACCACAACAAACACCGGGAGTCTATGCTGATAAGTACTTACCACATCAAATGCCGGGGTCAAGTTCTGTATATTGTAAAATTTGTGATGTTAAGTTTGGTCGCACGAATTTTGTAGAACATGATAACGGAAGGAAACATCAAATGTTATTAGCACTACGTGAGCTATCAATGAAAcaaaaagcttcaaatggaaaagaGAGGAGACAAATTCCAAATTCTTCTCAAGTCAATCGGATAGTTCAACGTGAGGAAGTTTCAAAATCTGAAAACGGGCACGCAGTAGAAAATGTGAGTTGTGAAGCACCTAGTATTAGGAACAAAGAAGTTCCAGCTGAAGGTTCTAAAAGGAAATTCGGGGATAATTCTGGTGTAAAGGATTGCGGTTTGAAGGGAGAAAATGTGAGTCATGAAGCTCCTAGTTTCAAGAACAAGAAAGTTCCAGCTGAAAGTTCTAAAAGGATACTCAACGATAACACTGATGCAAAGGATCATGGTTTCGAGCATGAGATTGGAGTAGCAACAGGAGGTAAGTACATGAAGACGAATAATGGGATAAGAAAGCCCATGAAATCATCAAAATCTGAGGTCAATGCTCTGTCAAATTCAGTCAAATCTCAAGTATCTGAATTAACACCACCATCAGGGCGTTTGGCTTCGCTTAAAATAGCACCGATCCCTGTAAAAAGATCTAGTTTTAAGGTACAGTCTCAACATGTCTCAAGCTCACAAACTAAAAAATCCAAAGGCAAAGAACATCTCAAGTTTCAAAATACTACTGTGGAAAAGAATGATCAGCCACATTCGACTCAGGTAGAGTCGAATGCCTCAGCAGGGTCTAATAGGACAGAACCTATGAGATGTGATTTTGCCGAAATAGTACCACCACAAGTCCCTGTGTCTTCTCTTGTATTCACACCACCATCTCCAGTAGTGGGATCAAGTTTTGAACCTCCAATTCAAATCGATTCCCAGTTGGAAATAGAAGGCAAAGAACATCACGGGGTTCAGAATTGTGGTGTGGAAACAAATGATCAGCTGCACTCAATCTCAATAGAGTCTCATGCTCATGCAGGTTCTGATATTAATACTTTGATCAAAGATTCATGTTCTGATTCTGATGCAATAGTAATAGCACCACCGCAATCTCCTATTGATACTCAGTTATCTGCACCAGTAGCTGTTAAACAGACAGAAATGTCAGAAAGCACAGTTCTGAATGAGATTCAAAATCACATTGTTCATCAAAATGATCAGCAACCTTCAAAAATGGAGATTGATGCCGCTTCAGAGATCAGTGCTGAAACTGAAGATGAAAGTTCTCAAGCGGAAGCGGAAATGGGAATAATTCAGTTGCCTCAG GTATCTGTTTGTCTTAAGTGCGGCAATAAAGGCTTTGAAGAGACATTGGTATATTGCAATAAATGTGAATATTATGCACTGCATAG GTATTGTTTAGATGGTCCTGTGGTTTTTACAGATGAAGTTATTTGGTTTTGTGAGGATTGTGAAGCAGAGGTAGTAGACGTAGATTATCTTGATAGTGAGATCGAAGTTGATTCCATCGAGGACTATGATGAAGGCTCTACAGATTCCGAGAAAGACGAAGTTGATTCCAACGTGGACTATGATCAAAGCACTACAGGTTCCGAAAACGATGAAGCTGATTCCCGATATGGATGTTCTACTTTAGTTGATCCACTGCCTATTGCTGATCCAATATGGAG GGGAAGTTTGCAGCTTATCAACAGAAGCTTTGAATTAATGAGCCATTTGTCGACTTTAGCATGTCCTAAAGTTCTAGAGGAGACAAGACATCTCCCTAATGTGTTGTATGCAGATTTGCTTCAAAGATCAGCTGTGTGGCCACAAAGTTTCAGGAAATATGGAACAAATAATCAGAGCATTGACCTTTATTTCTTTCCGGAGAATGAAAG GCCGCAATGCAGTCAAGATTGA